Proteins encoded by one window of Fusarium graminearum PH-1 chromosome 1, whole genome shotgun sequence:
- a CDS encoding aldehyde dehydrogenase encodes MSPPSIPLIAPNGVKWSQPTGLFINNEFVSSSSSRTLTSIDPATENEIATVQAADAQDIDKAVKAAKAALRHPSWKDLPASDRGQLMARLADLIEAKRELFATIDAWDNGKTYIETLENDLVEAVGVIRYYSGWADKTFGQTINTTPQKFAYTIRQPIGVIAQIIPWNYPLSMATWKLGPALACGNAVVIKAAEQTPLSLLVLGELIKEAGFPPGVVNIVNGLGKDTGAALVQHPLVDKIAFTGSTATAANIMGVAAKTLKNITLETGGKSPLIVFDDAEMDQAVKWSHFGIMSNQGQICTATSRILVQETIYEEFIKKFIDTLNTVSKVGDQWDKTTYQGPQVSKVQYERILEYIEIGKKEGATLAAGGGPLKINGSDKGFYISPTVFTDVKPSMRVFREEIFGPVVVVSTFKTEEEAIELANDTTYGLGAAAFTTNLEKAHRVAAAIEAGMVWINSSQDCDPRVPFGGVKQSGIGRELGEAGLEAYTQIKSVHINMGNRL; translated from the exons ATGTCTCCCCCCTCAATCCCCCTCATTGCCCCCAACGGCGTAAAATGgtctcaaccaacaggcctcttcatcaacaacgaattcgtctcatcatccagTTCCCGAACCCTCACCTCCATCGACCCCGC CACAGAAAATGAAATCGCTACCGTCCAAGCAGCAGACGCTCAAGACATCGACAAAGCCGTCAAGGCCGCCAAAGCAGCCCTGCGCCACCCCTCATGGAAAGACCTCCCTGCCTCAGACAGAGGCCAACTGATGGCCCGTCTCGCAGACCTTATTGAGGCTAAGCGAGAACTCTTTGCTACTATTGATGCGTGGGATAATGGAAAGACGTACATCGAGACTCTCGAGAATGATCTCGTTGAGGCCGTTGGTGTTATCCGTTATTACTCCGGCTGGGCTGATAAAACGTTTGGCCAAACTATCAACACGACGCCTCAAAAGTTTGCATACACCATTCGTCAGCCCATCGGCGTTATCGCACAGATTATTCCCTGGAATTATCCTCTTTCTATGGCTACGTGGAAACTCGGTCCAGCACTAGCTTGCGGAAACGCAGTCGTCATCAAAGCAGCCGAGCAAACACCTCTAAGTCTTTTAGTCCTGGGCGAACTCATCAAAGAAGCTGGTTTCCCGCCGGGCGTCgtcaacatcgtcaacggTCTCGGCAAAGACACAGGCGCAGCCCTGGTCCAACATCCTCTGGTGGACAAGATCGCATTCACAGGGTCCACAGCCACAGCTGCCAACATCATGGGCGTAGCAGCAAAGACactcaagaacatcacccTCGAGACCGGCGGAAAGTCGCCTTTGATCGTGTTTGACGACGCGGAGATGGATCAGGCGGTTAAATGGTCGCACTTCGGCATCATGTCCAACCAGGGGCAGATCTGCACCGCGACATCGCGCATTCTCGTGCAAGAGACTATTTATGAAGAATTCATCAAAAAGTTCATTGATACGCTCAACACGGTCAGCAAAGTAGGTGACCAGTGGGACAAGACAACGTACCAGGGCCCGCAGGTATCAAAGGTGCAATACGAGCGAATCCTGGAGTACATCGAGATTGGCAAGAAAGAAGGCGCAACACTCGCAGCAGGCGGCGGTCccctcaagatcaacggcTCAGACAAAGGATTCTACATTTCCCCCACAGTCTTTACCGACGTGAAGCCCTCCATGCGTGTCTTCCGTGAAGAGATCTTCGGACCAGTGGTCGTGGTTTCTACCTTTAAaacagaggaggaagctaTTGAGTTGGCGAATGATACGACATATGGTCTAGGTGCTGCGGCGTTTACGACCAACCTTGAAAAAGCGCATCGAGTCGCTGCGGCGATTGAGGCGGGAATGGTCTGGATTAATAGTAGTCAGGATTGTGATCCTAGGGTGCCGTTTGGAGGTGTGAAGCAGAGTGGAATTGGGAGGGAGCTTGGTGAGGCGGGATTGGAGGCGTATACGCAGATTAAGAGTGTGCATATAAATATGGGAAATAGGCTGTAG